The following DNA comes from Teredinibacter haidensis.
CTATAACACAACATAATGTGTTTCCTGCTCGACTAGTAGCAGTATATGCCCTCACTTAAAAAGTTATCTATAGAATCCTTTCGCAATCTTCGCACGGCTCTAATCGAGCCGGGCGAGGCTATTAACCTTATTGTAGGCGTGAACGGTTCCGGTAAAACCTCTCTTCTTGAATCCATTAGCGTCTTGGCCCACGGTCGTTCTTTTCGAACGCACAAATACCGACGGTTGATCAATCACGATGGATCTCAGTTTACGATCTTTGGTTTGGTTCAGGATGAGGACGAGCAGCCGTTCGAGCACAGAATGGGAGTGGTTAGGTCGTCCAACGGAAAGTTTGCTATTAAAATAGATGGCCTGCCGGTTCATACCTCAGCAGAGCTTGCACAACGCCTACCTTTACTGGTTTTGAATGCGAACTCCTTCCAGTTGCTAGAAGGCGCCTCCCGTTATAGGCGGCAATTTTTTGATTGGTTAGTGTTTCACGTGAAACATGACTACAAGAATTGTTGGAAGGCATACTCGAAGTGCATCAAACATCGGAATAGTTTGCTGCGTTCTGGTAAAATTGCGTCCAGTGAAATTGCTCCATGGAATAGAGAGATCGCTCAAGTAGCCGAAGGCCTAGAGCAGATGCGGTCGGAGGTCTTCACGCCGTTTAAACAGGCGTTTCATAGCGCATTAGCAGACTTTGTGTTTTCTGATGGTGGCCAGTCTGTAGATATACAGTACGTGTCCGGGTGGAAGGAAGGTGCGAATTATTTGGAACAGTTGGAGCAGTCAGAAGAGAAAGACTTGCGACTGGGTTATACCAGTATTGGATCTCATCGCTCCGATCTAAAAATTAACGCGGGTAAGTCACCCGCTGTAGAGTTACTCTCTCGGGGGCAACAGAAATCAGTAATAGTCTCCATGTTTTTAGCAGAAGCTTCAGTCTTTCACCAATTGACCGAGAAAAGGCCGGTTTTCCTGTTGGATGATTTACCTTCTGAGCTTGATCTGAGCAACTTAAAAGTGATCGGTAACGCGATTCAGGCATTGGAATCCCAGGTGTTTGTAACGGCTATCGACTCGCGCGCTATCACAGAGTGCTGGA
Coding sequences within:
- the recF gene encoding DNA replication/repair protein RecF (All proteins in this family for which functions are known are DNA-binding proteins that assist the filamentation of RecA onto DNA for the initiation of recombination or recombinational repair.) gives rise to the protein MPSLKKLSIESFRNLRTALIEPGEAINLIVGVNGSGKTSLLESISVLAHGRSFRTHKYRRLINHDGSQFTIFGLVQDEDEQPFEHRMGVVRSSNGKFAIKIDGLPVHTSAELAQRLPLLVLNANSFQLLEGASRYRRQFFDWLVFHVKHDYKNCWKAYSKCIKHRNSLLRSGKIASSEIAPWNREIAQVAEGLEQMRSEVFTPFKQAFHSALADFVFSDGGQSVDIQYVSGWKEGANYLEQLEQSEEKDLRLGYTSIGSHRSDLKINAGKSPAVELLSRGQQKSVIVSMFLAEASVFHQLTEKRPVFLLDDLPSELDLSNLKVIGNAIQALESQVFVTAIDSRAITECWNGPVLDDLKMFHVKHGEIHDFT